A window of Blattabacterium cuenoti contains these coding sequences:
- the rpoN gene encoding RNA polymerase factor sigma-54 gives MLKQQLFQKIQHKLSPKQIQLMKLVQLSTLDFEQQVKKELEENPALEKIDEEEISKDYDDNHLDTLMKNKIKNVDFNNNHDKILHIKNNLQEENYHPIVSGISFQEYLKNQLHTCRFLNKTELLIADFILGNIDDNGYIRRKMYSLVEDIFLILGISINLEKIETIIVNYIQQLEPIGVGARNLQECLLIQLSYKKTSKEIVLAKEIIKNYFKLFVKRHYHKLQNKLGITTNILRKVVHKIEKLNPKPGKLYSCNSKTINYLIPDFTILVMDGNLELSLNKRNNPELKISTLYLNMLKYYKNYNKKQQNYKNIIIFLKKKIDSAKWFLDAIKQRKNTLMLTMNAIMNYQKKYFLTGDTSNIKPMILKNISQKIGVGISTVSRVANSKYVNTPYGTFLIKQFFSEKMTNIEGQEISSIEIKRLLKEFIANENKNQPITDETLSNIFKNKGYLVARRTVSKYRNQMNIPVARLRKML, from the coding sequence ATGTTAAAACAACAATTATTTCAAAAAATACAGCATAAACTATCTCCAAAACAAATTCAATTAATGAAATTAGTTCAATTATCTACTTTAGATTTTGAACAACAAGTAAAAAAAGAACTAGAAGAAAATCCAGCTTTAGAAAAAATAGACGAAGAAGAAATCTCAAAAGATTATGATGATAATCATTTAGATACTCTTATGAAAAATAAAATAAAAAATGTAGATTTCAATAATAATCATGATAAAATTTTACATATTAAAAATAATCTTCAAGAAGAAAATTATCATCCTATAGTTTCTGGAATATCTTTTCAAGAATATTTAAAAAATCAATTGCATACATGTAGATTTTTGAATAAAACAGAATTATTAATAGCAGATTTTATATTGGGTAATATCGATGACAATGGATATATAAGAAGAAAAATGTATTCTCTTGTTGAAGATATTTTTTTGATTCTTGGAATCTCTATTAATCTGGAAAAAATAGAAACAATTATTGTTAATTATATACAACAATTAGAACCTATTGGTGTTGGGGCAAGAAATTTACAAGAATGTTTATTAATTCAATTATCATATAAAAAAACATCAAAAGAAATTGTTTTGGCAAAAGAAATTATAAAAAATTATTTTAAACTATTTGTAAAAAGACATTATCATAAATTGCAAAATAAATTAGGAATAACCACAAATATTTTACGAAAGGTAGTTCATAAAATAGAAAAATTAAATCCAAAACCAGGTAAACTTTATTCATGTAATTCAAAAACTATCAATTATTTAATTCCAGATTTTACAATTTTAGTTATGGATGGTAATTTAGAACTTTCTTTAAATAAAAGAAATAATCCAGAATTGAAAATATCTACCTTATACTTAAACATGTTAAAATATTATAAAAATTATAATAAAAAACAACAAAATTACAAGAATATTATCATTTTTTTGAAAAAAAAAATAGATTCAGCAAAATGGTTTTTAGATGCTATTAAACAACGTAAAAATACATTAATGTTGACTATGAATGCTATAATGAATTATCAAAAAAAATATTTTTTAACTGGTGATACATCAAATATCAAACCAATGATTTTAAAGAATATATCTCAAAAAATTGGAGTTGGAATTTCTACTGTATCTCGTGTAGCTAACAGTAAATATGTTAATACACCATATGGTACTTTTTTAATAAAACAATTTTTTTCAGAAAAAATGACAAATATAGAAGGACAAGAAATTTCTTCTATTGAAATCAAAAGATTATTAAAAGAATTTATAGCCAATGAAAATAAAAATCAACCAATTACTGATGAAACATTATCAAATATTTTTAAAAACAAAGGATATCTCGTCGCAAGAAGAACAGTTTCTAAATACAGAAATCAAATGAATATACCAGTAGCGAGATTAAGAAAAATGTTATAA
- a CDS encoding SufE family protein: MTLKDKEQKIKQEFEQLHDWQDKYEYILYLGNRLPKQDNTFRTEDKLIYGCQSKVWLDAKLIGMKVIFDADSDALIPKGLIAMMIIVYSGRYPFEIISSKASFISEIGFHNFLTPIRSNGLLLFLKKMKFYAKNFEDDYCN; the protein is encoded by the coding sequence ATGACATTAAAAGATAAAGAACAAAAAATTAAACAAGAATTTGAACAATTACATGATTGGCAAGATAAATATGAATATATATTATATTTAGGTAATAGATTACCAAAACAAGATAATACATTTAGAACTGAAGATAAATTAATTTATGGATGTCAATCTAAAGTGTGGTTAGATGCCAAATTAATTGGTATGAAAGTTATTTTTGATGCTGATAGTGATGCTTTAATACCTAAAGGATTAATTGCAATGATGATTATTGTATATTCAGGAAGATATCCATTTGAAATTATTTCATCAAAAGCAAGTTTTATTAGTGAAATAGGATTTCATAATTTTTTAACTCCAATTAGATCAAATGGATTATTACTTTTTTTAAAAAAAATGAAATTTTATGCCAAAAATTTTGAGGATGATTATTGTAACTAA
- the metE gene encoding 5-methyltetrahydropteroyltriglutamate--homocysteine S-methyltransferase, whose translation MLKHNLGYPRIGIKRELKKACEDYWNNLITSKDLFNIGKTIKINNWKIQEKCGIDLIPCNDFSFYDHVLDMSFLLGNISEVYSTKFKEDIDIYFAMARGIQKNELDLKAMEMTKWFNTNYHYIVPEFEPNQKFGIYSMKLFNEIDEYKEIINKAIPKPVLIGPISYLYLGKEKNKIFNKFDLVDNLLPIYIEIIQRLIQKNIKWIQLDEPILVFDSLTDQIIKSFKYVYQTINKICDDNAINIIVTSYFDSLEEKNLDIFKNLSSRFNLHIDLVENYSQLTKILDFLQKQKMGLSLGIINGKNIWKNNYTHSIKLIKQAILKLGKERIMIAPSCSLLHIPIDLECETSISKNIINKMAFAKQKLYELNDLENILNGNKEKLCNNLKYFDKKKQCIIKQQITKVHLNRKNSFHIRQKTQQKKFQFPLFPTTTIGSFPQTKEIRKLRKNFKNNVITKKTYEQCIQKVIIDAIRTQEKINLDVLVHGEFERNDMVEFFSDKLKGFVSTKNGWVQSYGSRCVKPPIIYADVKRVSDMTVKWISFAQSQTNKLIKGILTGPVTLLKWSFVRDDQPYYETAYQIAWAIREEVKSLENTGIQIIQIDEPALREGLPLKNKHWKFYFNWAIKAFRLSSSVVKDETQIHTHICYSEVNDIIKYLSDLDADVITIETARSKMELLNAFSNFSYQNEIGPGVYDIHSPRIPEVKEILNLINKASTKLPIKNIWINPDCGLKTRTWHEVINSLKNMTTATKIARQQHS comes from the coding sequence ATGTTGAAACATAATTTAGGTTATCCTAGAATAGGAATAAAAAGAGAATTGAAAAAAGCTTGTGAAGATTACTGGAATAATCTAATTACTTCAAAAGATTTATTTAATATTGGAAAAACAATAAAAATCAATAATTGGAAAATACAAGAAAAATGTGGAATAGATTTAATTCCATGTAATGATTTTAGTTTCTATGATCATGTTTTAGATATGTCATTTTTACTTGGTAATATTTCAGAAGTATATTCTACTAAATTTAAGGAAGATATAGATATTTATTTTGCTATGGCTAGAGGAATTCAAAAAAATGAATTGGATTTAAAAGCCATGGAAATGACTAAATGGTTTAATACAAATTATCATTACATAGTACCAGAATTTGAACCAAATCAAAAATTTGGAATTTATTCTATGAAATTATTTAATGAAATTGATGAATATAAAGAAATAATAAATAAAGCTATTCCAAAACCTGTTTTAATTGGACCTATTAGTTATTTATATTTAGGTAAAGAAAAAAATAAAATTTTTAATAAATTCGATTTAGTAGATAATTTATTACCTATTTACATAGAGATTATACAACGTTTAATTCAAAAAAATATTAAATGGATACAACTAGATGAACCAATTTTAGTTTTTGATTCATTAACTGATCAAATAATAAAATCATTTAAATATGTTTATCAAACTATAAATAAAATTTGTGATGATAATGCAATTAACATAATTGTAACTTCTTATTTTGATAGTTTGGAAGAAAAAAATTTAGATATATTTAAAAATTTGTCTTCAAGATTTAATTTACATATTGATTTAGTAGAAAATTATAGTCAATTAACTAAAATTTTAGATTTTTTGCAAAAACAAAAAATGGGACTTTCTTTAGGTATAATTAATGGAAAAAATATATGGAAAAATAATTATACTCATTCTATCAAACTTATTAAACAAGCAATATTAAAATTAGGTAAAGAAAGAATTATGATTGCCCCTAGTTGTTCGTTATTGCATATACCGATTGATTTAGAATGTGAAACATCAATTTCGAAAAATATAATAAATAAAATGGCTTTTGCTAAACAAAAACTTTATGAATTAAATGATTTAGAAAATATTTTAAATGGGAATAAAGAAAAACTGTGTAATAATTTGAAATATTTTGACAAAAAAAAACAATGTATTATTAAACAACAAATAACAAAAGTACATCTCAATAGAAAAAATTCTTTTCATATTCGTCAAAAAACACAACAAAAAAAATTTCAATTTCCGTTATTTCCAACTACAACTATAGGGTCATTTCCTCAAACAAAGGAAATCAGAAAATTACGAAAAAATTTCAAAAATAATGTAATTACTAAAAAGACATATGAACAATGTATACAGAAAGTTATAATAGATGCTATAAGAACACAAGAAAAAATTAATTTAGATGTTTTGGTACATGGTGAATTTGAAAGAAACGATATGGTAGAATTTTTTTCAGATAAATTAAAAGGCTTTGTTTCTACAAAAAACGGATGGGTACAAAGTTATGGTAGTCGATGTGTTAAACCACCAATAATTTATGCAGATGTAAAAAGAGTTTCTGATATGACTGTAAAATGGATATCGTTTGCTCAATCTCAAACCAACAAATTAATAAAAGGAATATTAACTGGACCAGTTACTCTGTTAAAATGGTCATTTGTAAGAGATGATCAACCATATTATGAAACTGCTTATCAAATTGCATGGGCAATTAGAGAAGAAGTAAAATCTTTAGAAAATACTGGTATTCAAATTATTCAAATAGATGAACCAGCACTAAGAGAAGGATTGCCATTAAAAAATAAACATTGGAAATTTTATTTTAATTGGGCAATTAAAGCATTTCGATTATCTTCCAGTGTAGTTAAAGATGAAACACAAATTCATACACATATCTGTTATAGTGAGGTAAATGATATTATAAAATATCTTTCTGATTTAGATGCTGATGTAATTACTATAGAAACTGCAAGATCTAAAATGGAACTTTTGAATGCATTTTCTAATTTTTCATATCAAAATGAAATAGGTCCTGGTGTATATGATATTCATTCTCCAAGGATTCCTGAAGTAAAAGAAATATTAAATTTAATTAATAAAGCTTCAACAAAATTGCCTATTAAAAATATTTGGATTAATCCAGATTGTGGATTAAAAACTAGAACTTGGCATGAAGTTATAAATTCATTGAAAAATATGACAACAGCAACAAAAATAGCTAGACAGCAACATTCATAA
- a CDS encoding putative sugar nucleotidyl transferase codes for MDEYFILYDGEIEWVNLLPITFTKTISDIRIGILTIKERWEKYIGGKSIIYTKNFLSKKYTCKKQLNIKNVLMINSSFLPNEKLIELLLKLKENEAIFYSTILVATRIHINNYENYENIIKFVKNHKQYKKIYSFNQIIYIQNIWDLFINNDKVLRQDFDFLTKDKKSCSLFGPNYLIDKKNIFFEENVYSYNVILNAKIGPIYIEKGVNLMEGSMIRGPAAICRNSLLNMGTKIYGATTIGPQCKVGGEIRNSIFLSYSNKAHDGFIGDSIIGEWCNIGAGTNVSNLRNDYSNVKVWSYDKKKFIRIPIQFFGMIMGDYSKSSINTQFNTATIVGVGANIFGIGFPPKYISSFSFGSNNNQKISFYQVCQTAKIMMKRRNICFSFIDKNILKYLYDYT; via the coding sequence ATGGATGAATATTTTATATTATATGATGGTGAAATAGAATGGGTTAATTTATTACCTATTACATTTACTAAAACGATATCAGACATTCGTATAGGAATATTAACTATTAAAGAAAGATGGGAAAAATATATTGGTGGTAAATCTATAATTTATACAAAAAATTTTCTTTCAAAAAAGTATACATGTAAAAAACAATTAAATATAAAAAACGTATTGATGATTAATTCATCATTTTTACCAAATGAAAAATTAATAGAATTATTATTGAAATTAAAAGAAAATGAAGCAATTTTTTATTCAACAATCCTGGTAGCTACACGTATACATATTAATAATTATGAAAATTATGAAAATATAATAAAATTTGTCAAAAATCATAAACAATATAAAAAAATATATTCATTTAATCAAATTATTTATATTCAAAATATATGGGATTTATTTATTAATAACGATAAAGTTTTAAGACAAGATTTTGATTTTTTAACAAAAGATAAAAAATCTTGTTCTTTGTTTGGCCCAAATTATCTTATTGATAAAAAAAATATTTTTTTTGAGGAAAATGTATATTCTTATAATGTTATACTAAATGCTAAAATAGGGCCTATTTATATTGAAAAAGGAGTTAATCTTATGGAAGGATCAATGATTCGTGGACCTGCAGCAATTTGTAGAAATTCTTTATTAAATATGGGAACAAAAATCTATGGAGCAACTACGATAGGACCACAATGTAAAGTTGGTGGAGAAATAAGAAATTCTATATTTCTTTCATATTCTAATAAAGCTCATGATGGTTTTATAGGAGATTCTATAATTGGAGAATGGTGTAATATAGGAGCTGGTACTAATGTATCTAATTTAAGAAATGATTATTCTAATGTGAAAGTGTGGAGTTATGATAAAAAAAAATTTATTAGAATTCCTATTCAATTTTTTGGAATGATTATGGGTGATTACTCTAAATCTTCTATTAATACTCAATTTAATACTGCTACAATAGTAGGAGTTGGGGCTAATATTTTTGGTATTGGGTTCCCTCCTAAATATATTTCTTCTTTTTCTTTTGGAAGTAATAATAATCAAAAAATATCTTTTTATCAAGTCTGTCAAACTGCAAAAATAATGATGAAAAGAAGGAATATATGTTTTTCATTTATAGATAAAAATATTTTAAAATATTTATATGATTACACATAA
- a CDS encoding type B 50S ribosomal protein L31, whose translation MKKDIHPKNYRPVVFQDINNDKFFICKSTVNTKEFIKLNGIEYPLYKMEISSYSHPFYTGAKKLVRKTGPSEKFKKKYKKYNI comes from the coding sequence ATGAAAAAAGACATACATCCAAAAAATTATAGACCAGTTGTTTTTCAGGATATTAATAATGATAAATTTTTTATTTGCAAATCAACAGTAAATACAAAAGAATTTATAAAATTAAATGGAATAGAATATCCATTATATAAAATGGAAATATCTAGTTATTCACATCCATTTTATACTGGAGCAAAAAAATTGGTGAGAAAAACAGGTCCATCAGAAAAATTTAAAAAGAAATACAAAAAATATAATATTTAA
- a CDS encoding 3-oxoacyl-ACP synthase III family protein yields the protein MIRSIITGTGHYLPTKIIKSDHFLKYSFYDQKGFKIKKSNQEIIKNFKKITEIEERRYVHEGLLNSDIATIAAKKALLNSKIYKEKIDYIISAHNYGDINPLSYQSDVMPSIASRVKNKLKINNHKCRPYDMIFGCPGWIEGMILADQLIRSKYAQNILITSSETLSKVIDPHDQNAMIFSDGAGAAVLSAVDVDTKEENYGILYFDSQCNNNEELHYLTNGPSLNPNYKKSLLNIRMNGRKIYEYALTEFPKMLKNILDHVNLHLNDIKKILIHQANAKMDYAILKRLLKLYNYSSIKKGLYKKLMPMTIQKFGNSSVATVPTLLDLILKGEMPHHKIQPGDTILMASLGAGMNINGMIYRFPIKNNF from the coding sequence ATGATTCGATCAATCATTACAGGAACTGGTCATTATTTACCAACAAAAATTATAAAAAGTGATCATTTTTTGAAATATTCTTTTTACGATCAAAAAGGATTCAAAATAAAAAAATCTAATCAAGAAATTATTAAAAATTTTAAAAAAATTACAGAAATAGAGGAAAGAAGATATGTACATGAAGGATTATTAAATTCTGATATTGCAACTATAGCTGCAAAAAAAGCGTTACTTAATTCTAAAATATACAAAGAAAAAATAGATTATATTATATCAGCACACAATTATGGTGATATTAATCCACTATCTTATCAGTCTGATGTAATGCCATCTATAGCATCTAGAGTAAAAAATAAACTCAAAATCAATAATCATAAATGTCGTCCATATGATATGATTTTTGGTTGTCCAGGCTGGATAGAAGGAATGATATTAGCAGATCAGTTGATCCGATCTAAATATGCTCAAAATATTTTAATTACAAGTTCAGAAACTTTATCTAAAGTTATTGATCCCCATGATCAAAATGCTATGATATTTTCTGATGGTGCAGGAGCAGCAGTTTTATCTGCAGTCGATGTAGATACTAAAGAAGAAAATTATGGTATTCTTTATTTTGATTCTCAATGTAATAATAATGAAGAACTTCATTATCTTACTAATGGTCCTTCTTTAAATCCAAATTATAAAAAATCATTATTAAATATTAGAATGAATGGAAGAAAGATTTATGAGTATGCATTAACTGAATTTCCAAAAATGTTAAAAAATATATTAGATCATGTTAATTTACATCTTAACGATATAAAAAAAATTTTAATTCATCAAGCGAATGCTAAAATGGATTATGCAATTTTAAAAAGATTGTTAAAATTGTATAATTATTCTTCAATAAAAAAAGGATTATATAAAAAATTAATGCCTATGACGATTCAAAAGTTTGGTAATTCTTCTGTAGCTACTGTACCTACGTTATTAGATTTAATTCTTAAAGGAGAAATGCCACATCATAAAATTCAACCTGGAGATACCATTTTAATGGCATCATTAGGAGCTGGTATGAATATTAATGGAATGATTTATAGATTTCCTATCAAAAATAATTTTTAA
- the ubiE gene encoding bifunctional demethylmenaquinone methyltransferase/2-methoxy-6-polyprenyl-1,4-benzoquinol methylase UbiE has product MNLKKLSIMDKFHENIKLVKMFDNISSTYDLLNHLLSFCIDLYWRKQLINIIYEYIKKQQNFKFYQKMILDLATGTGDIAILLAKKFQKDYIIAIDPSEKMLHIAKMKIKNNGLEQQIKLIQGYSHYIPFNNHTFDIITISFGVRNFIELNMSFREIFRILKPIGLLGILEFSQPSNVYIKKIYNFYSNVILKHIGKKISKNIFAYDYLQNSIKTFSFFGKKMKDLLKYHNIPIVYMQKLTFGIVTIYLSKKPK; this is encoded by the coding sequence TTGAATTTAAAAAAATTATCTATCATGGACAAATTTCATGAAAATATAAAATTGGTAAAAATGTTTGATAATATATCTTCAACATATGATTTATTAAATCATTTATTATCTTTTTGTATTGATCTTTATTGGAGAAAACAACTTATTAATATAATATATGAATATATTAAAAAACAACAAAATTTCAAATTTTACCAAAAAATGATTTTAGATTTAGCAACTGGTACAGGCGATATCGCTATTTTACTTGCTAAAAAATTTCAAAAAGATTACATTATAGCTATAGATCCTTCTGAAAAAATGTTACATATAGCAAAAATGAAAATAAAAAATAATGGATTAGAACAACAAATCAAACTGATTCAAGGATATTCACATTATATTCCTTTCAATAATCACACTTTTGATATCATAACTATTTCTTTTGGAGTTAGAAATTTTATAGAATTAAATATGTCTTTTAGGGAAATATTTAGAATTTTAAAACCGATTGGCTTGTTAGGAATATTAGAATTTTCTCAGCCATCTAATGTTTATATCAAAAAAATTTATAATTTTTATTCCAATGTTATATTAAAACATATAGGTAAAAAAATTTCTAAAAATATTTTTGCTTATGATTATTTACAAAATTCTATTAAAACTTTTTCATTTTTCGGAAAAAAAATGAAAGATTTGTTAAAATATCATAATATACCAATTGTTTATATGCAAAAATTAACATTTGGAATAGTTACTATTTATTTATCTAAAAAACCAAAATGA